ATTTCCAGCATTTTGTTGCTCAAAAAATGCTCCAACAAAAAGTACATATATAGGAAGTCTGGCTCCACAAGACATAAACCCAATAATAAATAGTGTTAATAATCTATCTCTATCATTTTTTAGAGTTCTTGCAGCCATATAAGCTGGAACTGAACAACCAAATCCTGTAACTAATGGGATAAATGATTTTCCATGAAGTCCAAATTTGTGTAAAATACCATCAAGCAAAAAAGCAACTCTACTCATATAACCAGTCGATTCTAGTAGAGCTATTCCAAAAAATAGTATTATAATATTTGGTAGAAATAGAATAACAGCACCAACTCCAGCTATTATTCCATCACCTAATAGTGAAGATAGTTGGTTTTCACCTAGAGTTTGTTTTACTAGATCTATTAAACTTGCAAATCCACTATCAATATAATCCATAGGAATTTCACCTAAAGTAAATGTTAGTTGAAATAGTCCCCACATTAAAAATAAAAAAATTGGAAGACCAAGAAACTTATTCATTAAAATAGAGTCTATCTTTTCTGTAGTTGTCTTTTTTGTTTGCTTTTTTATACTCATACACTCTTTTGCTATTTTACTTACAAAATTAAATCTTTGAGTTAAAATTTCGTCATTATTTGGTTTAGAGTTTGAGAAAAATTGTTTATATGGTTCTTGAACATTTATATAAGTATTTATAATCTCATCTAAAAGTTTAGATATACCATCTTTTTTTGCTGCACTTGTTTTAATACAGGGTTTATTAAGATAAGTTGAAAGTTTTTTTTCATCTATTAATATATTCTCTTTTTGTGCTTCATCATCCATATTTAAGGCTATTATCATTTTCTTATTTAAAGTTAATAGTTCACTTGTAAGAAGAAGATTTCTTTGTAGATTTGTTGAATCAATAACATTTAAAATAATGTCATATTTCTCTTTATTTAAAAAGTTTTTTACAATTTTTTCTTCTAT
The Aliarcobacter faecis genome window above contains:
- the feoB gene encoding ferrous iron transport protein B, whose amino-acid sequence is MNNQTIRIALVGQPNVGKSMLINSISNSKLKVGNFSGVTVEKKEVKFTYKNYNIEIVDLPGTYSLTNYSIEEKIVKNFLNKEKYDIILNVIDSTNLQRNLLLTSELLTLNKKMIIALNMDDEAQKENILIDEKKLSTYLNKPCIKTSAAKKDGISKLLDEIINTYINVQEPYKQFFSNSKPNNDEILTQRFNFVSKIAKECMSIKKQTKKTTTEKIDSILMNKFLGLPIFLFLMWGLFQLTFTLGEIPMDYIDSGFASLIDLVKQTLGENQLSSLLGDGIIAGVGAVILFLPNIIILFFGIALLESTGYMSRVAFLLDGILHKFGLHGKSFIPLVTGFGCSVPAYMAARTLKNDRDRLLTLFIIGFMSCGARLPIYVLFVGAFFEQQNAGNILFLIYISGAILGLFAAKILRVVIFKGQDEPFVMEMPKYRLPSTKLIYNAVTLKALMYLKKAGTFILAASVLIWFMSNYPKYPDIEEEFNQKIELAINDEDKANLENELSLYNLENSYLGKLGKVSEPFFAPLGFDWKMAVALETGLAAKEIVVSTLAILYGLGEDNDENSSTLIENIKNNIPKESAIAFIVFVMIYIPCLAASMVFVREAGGWKYLAYLFIFTTTSAWIMSFIVYHISKVVLSL